Part of the Triplophysa dalaica isolate WHDGS20190420 chromosome 23, ASM1584641v1, whole genome shotgun sequence genome is shown below.
ttcAGTAATTTGtgcaatgtgaaatgttttctatATGTAGTTATGACTCATCTCactgtacaatgtattttgcaGGTTGTGGGGAACTGAATAAcccaaattaataaaactatgcaatgttttttattaataaagctaTATGCAGTGTTTTTGATGTCCATGTCTTTGTTGAACCATGCACACGAGGCCTAAGAccatatgaaataatataataattgttaTGAGTTCTTCCAAATGTTTCTGAAGTAAATGGCTAATGGTTGATGATTATTTTCAGACATAAGCATTTAagtttcaatattattaatataaagtctatatatttggcgtGACAgataacacaaatatatatacagtacttcATCTAGCCAATACATTTCTACAGgtatagacaaaaaaatcaacaacattttttaccaGTACTGTtctatgtatacatttttataataagcaCAACTTTTCATCATTATGAACAGAGGATAGATTAAAGGAATATAATATGTAATCTATACAGTTTCTAAGTATGCCACACCTTCACTTTCTTCAAGGTAGGGCCTAATGTCATTACTGAAATTGATGATAGGCAGTGGGATATGTGAACATTATCACAGCCTGATGACCTTCACATGGTTTCTTCAATTAAGCTAGGATTAGAATAGAGTTTACACCTCACTAGACTTGCAGAGGAAATCATGGCTGCACTACAGCGTGTTCTTCAATTGAGGgtcagagaaagacaaagacagAGACGACCACGAAGTAGACTGGTGACTTTAAATGCCTTCATCAGACAGCATCAAACCCCCTTGGATATCCTTGATGACATGGCTATAATAAGGCGATACCGTCTGCCAAGAGGACAAATAGCCCAATTGCTAAATAGCATTGGACCTCAACTGATGCGTGCCACCAGGAGAAATTTTGCCTTGTCCCCTGAAATCCAACTCCTATCAGCCTTGAGATTTTATGCAACAGGCAGTTTTCTCCAGGTACTTGGTGATGGGCTTGGAATAAGTAAGGCATCAGTTTCAAGAGCTGTTCAAGCGGTCACCAATGCATTACTTCCACTTGCTGTGGAACACATTCAATTTCCAGCATCAAGACAGGACATCACAGAAatacaacagtattttttaacacatcatcacatcccACAGGTCATTGGAGTGATCGATGGTACCGTGATCCCTATCCTTACACCATCTGTGGATGGCCATTTATATATATGCCGCAAAGGCTATGCAGCTATCAACTGCCAGGTGATCTGTGACCATAAGGGTTTGATTACAGACATTGTGGCAAGGTGGCCCGGAAGCACACACGACTCCTTCATGTTCACCAATTCATCTGTTGGTCAGGAGGCACAAAACTTACAGGGACAGTGGAGGCTGCTTGGGGACAGTGGTTACCCACTGAGGCCATATCTCTTCACGCCTGTGGCTAATCCTATGAATAACAGGGAGACAAATTTCAACGTGGCACACCGTGTTGCACGTAGTATTGTGGAACGCACAATAGGGAGGTGGAAGATGCGCTTTCGGGCAATTCACCAGTCCAGCGGTGGTCTTTTGTTTGCTCCACAAAAGTGCTGTGCAGTAATAATAGTAACAGCTATGCTGCACAACATTGCAGTGCAGATGAGAGTGCCCTTACTTAACAGGGAGGAAGATGaagaggtggaggaggaggatgtGGAGGACGAAGATGGCATGGGACCACATGGCCAACCAAGAAATGCCCAATACATGGCTGGTTTTCGTGCACGTCAGCaagtcattgacagatttttttaaatcattccTATTTTGCCCAGTCTTTGAAGCAAATTTCCCACATTACttcttttaagatttttttgttcattcatttaatttagatgtgtttttttatcttgttttcccctttttatttatttcatttataaattcatgtaaacaaaaaaacgaGTACAATAAAGTGTACAATAAAGTAcaatcaaaatattattatattactcgCGTTGCAGTGTGTTAAATCTACATAAAAGTGTAATCTGCCGGTTGTCCTGCAGGTGTCCTCATAAATCTGTCTTCTTACGATGCACTTGGGGATGTACGAAGATTTTCAAGTGCTACTTAAgctacgatgcttttgggaaacagaCCGTAATATTAAGATCAATCGTACGATCGTTTTTACGATCAATTTAGgcttacgatgcttttgggaaacgcagcccactacgatgcacaatcatttgagggcgaagcacccagcagatccatccacaggtcagtaatcagttgctagttttatggtgagaccaaccaatttggatgccagacagctggagcaaataacggctttaattattaagatgatcgctaaggatatgcttccgatcggctttgtcgaaggagagggttttaaaaatcttatggagattgtacagcccgagtttactgtgtTTACAACTGAGATTTCTTGTAATACGAGCGCGTGAATCTCTACGCTCGCACGCCTATTTCCTTTGCTCATGCACAAAACTGGACGCGCTTTGTCAATTATACGCTACTCTCTTATGAATTGTCTCTCCTCTCGCTCAGTAAGTGTGAGCGCACTCAAAATGCGTGCCTTGCGTCCACGCATCCATTGGTTCTCTTGCTCTCGAGAGTTCCAGCTGTATTGTCAGGGATTGTAAACTGTCAAAAGTAGCCAACCAATCAGGTATAGGCTTCCGCGGCGGGCCAATGAAAATGCGACCTCTTACATGGCATCTTATTGGTTGAAAGTGACTCGACGTATTTAACGACTCAAGATGGATCCACCACGTTCTCAGGTaaaagttttgatataattGATGCAACATTAttaatcaaatgtatttaaaaaatgaagggGGCGTTAGGATGCGTTGTAGGGCACATATAAACATCCTAGTCAGTTTAACTACCACGTCATTCAGACAAAACAGGCCAACACCCACCTCATGCATGTCATACACTAAAAATAGATTCGATTATTTTAggaatttattttcaaatatagtTACCGATTTGGAACATTTGGAAATATCATATAATATTCTTTATCTATTTGCTTATGCATTTAATGCAGTAGCAGACAGACACTGTAAGTGTTCTGCGCTCAGTGTTCCAGAAGTTAAGGGCATAAAACTGAACTTCTATGTAATATAACAAACGCCCCCTTCCTgttaatttgatttatatgttggttcaaatatattcaaattgtTACCTGAGAACATGGTGGATCCAGAGGCGTATTAAGACCTCATGGTGACCCTGGGCAACAGCCCCggattatattaatattatataagatttctttaataaaatatttaaaagaatgaaacTCAGCcatgtacaaaatatttttttacaagaatTACACTTTTGtagaaaagaacacaaaaaacaatactCTTCATCAAGCATTTTTAACAATTAGGCCTACTGTAGTTAAAGGACAACTGCTTTCTGTTGTAATGtcacatttcttgtttttgtttagtgaAAAATCACTATTCCCGCACACGGTGCCACGCctatttatctatttaattataataaaatgaaatcttaAAAAACAAGTGCTTATGTAgcctacatttataaaatgtaaattttgttttGATGGTTTATTTGGTGCCCCTAAAGTCTTGGTGCCCCTGGGCACTCGCCCACTTGCCCATATGGTTAATCCGCTGCTGCGTGGATCCATGAGCATGTCGAGTCAAATTAAACCAATAAGAGGTCGCATTTTCATTGGCCCGCCGTGGAAGCCTATACCTGATTGGTTGACTATTTTTGACAGTTTACAATCCCTGAAAACACAACTGGAACTCTCGAGAGCAAGAGTACCAATGGATGCGTGGACGCAACGCACGCATTTTGAGTGCGCACACCTACTGAGCGAGAGGATAGACAATTCATAAGAGAGTAGCATATAATTGAAAGCGCGCGTCCAGTTTTGTACATAAGTAAAGGAAATCGGCGTGCGAGCGTAGAGATCGCGCGATCGTATTACAAGAATGCGGTCTCGCCTTGTAATAATGCGCTCGCAACATTAGTCATTAAAATAACGCCATAGGTGTACATTTAACACCAGGGAGTTTGCGGTGTGTCTAGATGTATCTCTTTATCAGTGTTACTTCTTTCTCCAGAATGATATTAGTAATATTTCTACCGCAGCAGTGTTATTTATGTgttatataaagcattttacattAATAGTGTTAAACTGAAACTAACACAAAAGTTCCAGATATATTGCACAATCAACCACATACATATTTTGCCCCATGTATAACTTTAGCTtaactttgtgtttaacaacTTATAAGTGTTAATAAGACAACAACACTGAAAGAATTAAAATTAACATATATCCATAGTCAAAGGCAAGGAGATTAACTAAAGGAGTCATTGTTCTCCATATTGGTGACCTCAAAATCTACTtctctttttaatgttttcttcagtgattgtgtttgttaacagcaggtgttcatcattaatgatcaatcatcacttgtaatgtgaactcTATGGATTAATTAGctgcatgaataaatgaacatttcacaccagaaagactctgcttcagtgtaaatTTATACACCCATAGGTACGGCCTCATATATACACCAGGgtgtacatttttacaccagGGACTTTGCTGGTTAACTTGTTTCTGGAGTCTATGTTCTCAAATAAGAGCAGTTCGGTCGCATGTAGACAAACcttatggtacattgacatctaagGGGTCacgcttggtatcgcagtctaaattcaaaactTTGGAAATAAAGTTTAGCCAAATTCAacagttcttctcggtttcttttgatttttatcagaaataatctacatgcACTCTAtagtttgtgaatgtgtaccgtaAATAAATTTGGAGTCACAAAAGTGCGAATACGcggtaacatttgtttatgttgtattgatgaaacggtctataaaaCAGGGATTCAATTCTGCAAATGAGTCGAGATTGGTCTAGCTGCATCTGATGGGGCGAGTGGAGCTCCACTCTCGAACAGGAAATACGACACCTCCACTCAATAATAAAGAAGGGGCAACGCTGGCTACGCTGAGATCTACGAAGTTCAAactttaaaggttctgtgtgtaagtttcagaggccactattggcaatgtaggaaattgcaacctactgCTCCGctacccccctctccctcccattagagaagctacggttgccgtcacaggacaaaagggttccgtaaatgatagcggccattatcggtggtgttgataattgcaatctaaatctcacaggcgaacaacagactgaagctacggacacaggacagagatgtcttTGTTTGAGatagcagagagtaacctttgcaagtcaagtgacgaggtttatttaaaaagaaaaataaataaataaaatttacttaattcatcatttaatttaatcgttatagtgaatattattgttactttttaaacattcagtgatttattcgcttattttgcatagcattttttggcacggtaacttgattcgtaatttacagcctattgaaacggcttgctaatgctaaagtcgtgtaatctaaccgcgaaagtcttagcagacgtttttctcatcatcacagagtcaatcagaggactaAACAcatgaggaagagggagaggaagagggcggAAAGggaggggtgttggagatgcaggcagggcgaggagaGGCAGTGGAGCTAACGTTATCCGGGAGGACTGCACAACagaggatgtggaagctaagcagtattataatataatatgcaCCCTATtcatgcaaattatgattgtagacatgatttctaacttgatttgcacacggccatgcaacaaggacttatgatacaattacaaagtgctatAAAATCACAAGGAAAAACGctacttctcttgatgatcatgctcatctattagctaaagctatcaagcaaacagttcacttatatagcggaaattagataaacttaccggtccagcagaaagctggcaacttcggc
Proteins encoded:
- the LOC130412887 gene encoding putative nuclease HARBI1, translated to MAALQRVLQLRVRERQRQRRPRSRLVTLNAFIRQHQTPLDILDDMAIIRRYRLPRGQIAQLLNSIGPQLMRATRRNFALSPEIQLLSALRFYATGSFLQVLGDGLGISKASVSRAVQAVTNALLPLAVEHIQFPASRQDITEIQQYFLTHHHIPQVIGVIDGTVIPILTPSVDGHLYICRKGYAAINCQVICDHKGLITDIVARWPGSTHDSFMFTNSSVGQEAQNLQGQWRLLGDSGYPLRPYLFTPVANPMNNRETNFNVAHRVARSIVERTIGRWKMRFRAIHQSSGGLLFAPQKCCAVIIVTAMLHNIAVQMRVPLLNREEDEEVEEEDVEDEDGMGPHGQPRNAQYMAGFRARQQVIDRFF